The nucleotide sequence AACGCTTTGAAACAATATAAGCGTGCACTAGATTTATACGTTTATTGTTTCAGCattgtaaactgttttaaagaGTCTTTAATTGAACATTTTAGAACTCTCAGCATTTCTCGACTTAAATTTGATCGTGTTTTTCTAAGAAGAAACTATTTGAATGTCACCCAAATCAGGCTGACAAATGGGGCTTCTGAATCGTGTCGGAttcatttgatatcattgagaaattatgaaaattacattttagTTTCATCTTTCAAACAACTACAGCGTTCGCCTGCCATTAAAAGAACTTCAACAACAACACAGCTGATAGATATAGTGTCACCATTCTACATAATTTTCCATCCAGCTTATAACTATGTGTATATGGTCATATCCGATATCTACCTACTGTGTATATGTGCTACTTACATTCacaatgatttgaaaatgtgtgCATATTATGTGTTATTGTGTCATCATATTGTATTATGTAGTCTAATGCGAAGTTATTATGTAATAATGGAATCGAGGATAAAATACACTTTGAGAAACAATGATATATCGACATATTCAGTGTCAAGTCTGCGGAGGAAGATATGGCTTCCACTTGAACAATTGCAATACAACCGAACGTACACAATATTTCCAGCATTTGCACCCATGATGTCAATAGTTGACAGACTCGCAAAAAGGGAAAAGGTCCATCCAAAAGAGAGTATGCGATACGAAATGATGCGATTTCTTACTTTGCGTTCATACCCAAGCGATGGCAAACCGTCAGTACTCAAATTCGCGAAAGCAGGTTTCTACTATGCTGCAAACAAAGACGAAGTAATATGCTATTGTTGCGCTAAACGCATTTCGAACTGGAAACCTGACGATGACCCATATCAGGCTCACAAAAGAATTACACCGAATTGCAGCTTCATTGTGAACAATGGAGAGGTAAACGTCCCTGTCTCAAGCGATACGGGCTCGTATTCAAACGATGTTCTACAGAAAATCATCACCGACCTAGATAAGAATAACAATGTTTGGAGATTCGATCCTGAAAACTCTGGAAGTGAAAGGGAAAACGATATTGAAACTGATGACGACGAAGTAAACGAGGACCAAAACAATGGGACATCGTTAGTATCTCAGAACTACATAAAAACAACACCAGAACGGAACTACAATGTGATAGATACTGTAACCCGGTCTAAGGACAGTGGTTATGTCAGTCTACCTACAGATCCTACAAATACATCTGTAAGTCTTGATGAGGATTGTTTCAGGCCGGAACCACAGGGCGTATTTGCATCAATGGCTCCCATATCAGAGTATAGAAGATTAGACCCAACTTCTCAAACTGGAATTGTTCTACCACTAAAGGACTTGCATACTCAAATCAAAACCATCCATACTACTGCCTACCAACCAACACAAGACGACCCACCACGACAGAGAAAATCAAATAGTACGAGGAAATTCGTTTctgttatttgtataaaaacgaACATATCACTATTTCATTACCTTAATTGAGCTTTACAATAATTAATCtaagttgtttaatttaattttatataaagtgTAAAATGCGACAAATACTTGTTGCAATTGTTACGATACATATTTGATTGTAGAGATGCTTACatacatttatcttaatttcaattttactacGCTAACTTTGAATCGAAAGTAAAAAACATATCATAACTCCCAGGGATATCACGGAGACGAACACGACGTCAACGTCAATCTTCAACACCATCTGATCCCTCTGGAATGGCAATACGTACTGAAACATCTGGCAGAACTTCTTCCTCGCATCAGCAGAGTTCTGTACCTGCAAATACAGCCACAAACAAAACTGCGCAACATCTGAAAATCCCAAAGCATCCCAACTTTTCGACAATTTCTTCAAGAATAGCGAGTTTCAATCAGTGCCCAGAACTCCATGTCATGCCAAGAACCCTAGCAGAAGCTGGCTTTTATTACGCCGGGATCGGGGATTGTACAAGATGTTTTTGGTGCGGCATAGGTAAAATCATTTTCCTACTTGATTTGAAATCTCAATGAATTGATTACATTATTGATGGGTAATTACAAGTCCTGTAAAAAGTTAATACCGTTTTGAAAAGAAATCAGCTTAATTGTATTTCCTCTGCGTTTCTTCAATACATGTTtctgaaacataaatattacagGTCTCCGGCATTGGTCACGCGAAGACGACCCATGGACCGAACATGCGCGATTTTCGTTGGAATGTGATCACGTGATCATTAACAAAGGTCAAGAGTTCATTAACTTGGTTAAACTGGCGCTAGACCTGACAGAAGAAAAGGTAAAATGAAAGCTTAAAAATGTTTCTGAAATTGTAGGTCGCAACGTCTTAACTCGTGCATATTTAACAGaatataaaattgcattttattgtagTTTGGGAATCACTGGATGCATTTACTTAGAATATCACAAAGCCAGTAATGGATTATGTCAAATAGGATGCTGCCAATCAGGTTTACAGTAGCACATTCATCATGTAATGGGTATTTTTCTCTGAATAAATCATGCCTCATAACTTTAACGCATATTTCAATACAGCATATCTTATCTTACGTAGTGTTCATATTATGTTCCTTTGAACAGGATGGCGGTATGCAAGCCCAAGCGCAAGAGACTCCAGCGGAAACACAAGGTATGCCTTATTTAAAGAATGtacttgaaaactgtttaatgttTCTGCAGCGTTCAGTTTATGTTATTACTTATTTTCTCTTCGCACATCCATGACATGTTCAAAAGATAGCACACGGTTAAGTACGTTCAAACCCAATCTCTTTTCATTCGCAATTACATTTCCGCTGCAATTTTTCActcttattatataaattagtTTGTAGAAGCTTATCATATTTACTtgtaaacatttcttaaaataatcacattagtataatgcaaatttaaataaccaagCGAAcgaaacaaattatgttttgtgttataaGAAACCGAAAGGCCACAGGACGACTTAGAAGACCTAATGACATCGGAAGCTGCCCAAAGTGTCAGAGAAATGGGATACACGGATGATATAATCAAAAATGCAATTCGTGAGGTGATGAATTCTATGGGTAAGCATTATGCAAGCTCCTACATTCAAATGGCATAGTTaagcatacatacatacacatttaatgTGACGTCTACGATTAAACTTGCATACATGTTCAAATAACGATTAATGTAGAGTTCTTGTTTGATTAaagtttaatatatgtatgcgaacaaatttttcattttgttaaatcGATTACTTGCATGAAAGCAATTTCACTGTAGGAAAAGAAAAAGTCAACGGAATGTACATTCTGGAAGAAATACTTCGAATTGAAGATACGCAGGCCATCAACACAAAAGCCTCCCCAAAAATCAGCTCAACAGTACCGCATGAAACGAAACCAAGTACACCTACGCCGAAGAATGGAAGTGCGAAACATAGCAACCAGTTTCAACCACACACAAGCGCCCAGGCATTGCAGTCTAAAGTTGTTTCAGCTGGTTCGGACAGTAAGTTGgcaatttgcatatttctttttaaaacacatcATACTAGCAAGAAAGTCTCTTAAGATTATCTAAGTAAAGAAGCGTGCATACAAttaattgttgttgtgttttataaaCGTGTGGGTTAACAAAACACTGATGAATACGTGGCTTCACAGATGAATTGTGAGTGTTTGATTGTAAGTGTATTATCATTACTCAACCTGTAATAGTACATTGTTACAAAACCACTTCTAAAGACATACCCTTATTTCATCAAGTAAGTACTAAATTccataatgttatttttctcTAGAAAAATCAGCTGAACATCGACAGAAGCGGCGATTGAAGAATGAAAATAAGGCTCTCAAAGAAAGCACCATTTGCTCGTCATGCTCAAAAAAGGAAGTCTGTATTGTATTCCTACCTTGCGGACATTTAATTTCCTGCGAACAATGCGGAAGCTCTGTAAGGACATGCATGACATGTGGTCAAAGAGTTCGCGGTACGGTGCGTACTTATCGTGCTTAAAGGGCCTGGCTAGAGTGTCGGGGACATATGTCCCATCGTGGGGTATTGTGTAAAGgatttcggatttttttttagtttgattaTACAATGAAATCTACAAGAACAAGCCCAAAAGGCGAACATAAAAATAGACTCTTTTGAGTCACTCGAGAAATCCTAAACAAGAAATTTAACAGTTCGCCCCTGATTTGAAATAAGTTTGATAATATCGTTATTTTGCCTAACATAATCATTCATTTGCACTGATTACAAATGACGGTAGCCTGTACCAATATTTCGCCCTCATTAGAacataatttaagaaaataattaatacatttaaatatgataacaaCATGTTATACATAGTTAGTATTTATTAGTAAGCATATCATTCgagttttgattatttattccTCAGTATGTGCTGATGTTAATGAAGGTATTTTATGAGAAAATTCACTggattttttatatgtataaacaaaacaaaccatGAATcggtgtatatataaatatataaatcaatgaataaataatttctCATGTTTAcgtgttttaattgattttaaaccAGCTTATTCACAACGTTGATTTTTATGATGTTGAAGTGATCTTATTGAGAGAAAATTCATGTGCAACAGTTAGGtagtgttagtagtttatagtccgggtcccggcgtgagcacattgaagggtcccagagtgacagttcaaccaacGAACACCTATCCcgggcggttaaccagtacttcAGCattcacttctgcaaggaactgacaactgctgtacatgccaggggtaATGGTACAGTGCGttgaaaggatttcataaccaatcacaacagaagagacctggtccgcccgggaatcgaacccgggttgtccgattcacagtccaacgctctaccgactgagctaaccgggcagACTGTGCAACAGTTATATACCCTGGTAATTAATAAGTGGCTATGGATGTACAATCTTTGTCATATTGATAGCACAGGctttaatttgtaaattaaatgCCAACTAATCATATGTGTTGTTATAGTGTGATATTTCACGAACTGTTTATGTATGTGGGATACTGTTAATTGTACCAGTAATGTAGTGGGGTTTTTTTACCTTCTGTTTCTTTAGTTCGTTTGTTTAGTCCCTAGACAAGTATAAAAGACAGCGCTCCTATGAAAAGCCAGTACATAAACTGAGCATTACCAACGCGAAATAATCAAGATATGTTCGAAAAGTAATGTTATCGGTTATTTACTCCTTATACTATTTATAaagtaacattgttttctttagaggactgtttaaatatttatttatttattattatttttatttatttttgtgtgtgcCTTCTCCAaagcatgtatgtgtatataacattgtaaatatttgtaaatattgtgtttgtcctCATGGGCCGTATGGCTTTTTGGATATGAAATaaacttcttcttcttctataaGAAACAGAAAAGAACACAGAATCAATAAGCGATAAACTCACGCATAAACGTAACATTCATTGAATCATCTTTTCCGTAGAGTAACATTACTTTAATAATGTTAGTACGGAAAattgttattaaacaaacatacataatgcGTAATTGTACAATATTATGCAAGtaaaaaattaatacatgtCAAAGCGTAAAAGTATCGTCTTCTAAAATACGAAATGGTTGCTCATCTTTTTCTGCACGTGTGAATGCTTTATGGTTCTGCTTCCAACGTACATGTATACTATATATCACGTCCATTTTTATGTAAACGATAATTAGTGTGAAAATAGCGTGAATAATAAGGAATACAGTAGGGTTTGGTTCAACACGGCTTGAATGCGATTCTAGTTTAAAATACTACTACAGTTATCTTGAATAAACTATAGATGGTCAACTACTGCTATTCTTGGCGATCGATATCATCTGCCCGCAAGACTGTATAAATGATACACGCTTCTAATTGTTGCTTCTGCGAGAACGTCCGAATCTTTACGCTATCACGGGATCCGATAAGCGTATCGTATCATGCAAAATCTGGACTTACGTTAGTATACTGCGCTATGACAAAGCCGTGGTTAACCGCGCAGTCAACGTCTATATGACCGAGTAGTTGTTATGTCGCCTGTGTTGTTGGACAAGTCCAGATTATCGTCGTATAGATCGTACCGTAGAGAAAGCGTTGACCGTCTTAAAACGGTGCTTAATGCGTAACAGAATGTGTATTACTCATAATCTTATACATTGCGACTATCCGTATTGACTTTAGCTAGTATCTTTTGATCGAGTAGATAACAGTATATATatgaatttgtaaatattgatgatatgatatgatatgctATGATATTGAAGATATGTTGGAAATGTCAACACCGCAGTCAATTTAACAACACAAATCCGAAGTGTCATCATTAAAGAATCCATACATCACGAAAAAACGCCCATTTTTTTGTGATAATCTTTGAAGCAATGATGACCTTCGTATTATCAAAGACCCACTTCAGTTAATATATGAACTAATATTAGTAAAATCAGACAATATCTTTAGCCAATGCGTACATCTTGAAGAAAGCTATAATTTCTGGATATTTAGGAGTCAATCTTGTCCTGGATCCCGACTAAAACTACACAGTTATCGGCCAAAACGTTGAGCATCACGATAATAGTTTCTAGATATATGTTTTTAGAATAATCCTTTAACTTTAACagtataacaataaatgaaaaacttaGAGACACACCGAAGCCAGAATAACATGGACCGATGCTAATTCAAACGTCAATTCATACGGAGACTGCCCACTTACCACTTAGCTGTCAGTCTTAAATACTTTACAAGTGAAATGCTTACGAAAAAACTGTCTATGTTTTTAATgctataatacatgtatatcaaagatGAAATAGGGTTATTTATTGATGGTTAAACTTAtcgaatatataaatatttttggaattACCCAGCATTTTCCTGCTAGTTTGCGGACCACTGATATCGTAATTAAGAA is from Mya arenaria isolate MELC-2E11 chromosome 9, ASM2691426v1 and encodes:
- the LOC128203789 gene encoding uncharacterized protein LOC128203789; translated protein: MEYLDVLKFDTVMKAMRGLCLVKMLKASNLLRECKIEKLVFFFLSIFIDDDALCPLTPMHVNCKRTQAQEKVSIDLKMNIISVIENALKQYKRALDLYVYCFSIVNCFKESLIEHFRTLSISRLKFDRVFLRRNYLNVTQIRLTNGASESCRIHLISLRNYENYILVSSFKQLQRSPAIKRTSTTTQLIDIVSPFYIIFHPAYNYVYMVISDIYLLCICATYIHNDLKMCAYYVLLCHHIVLCSLMRSYYVIMESRIKYTLRNNDISTYSVSSLRRKIWLPLEQLQYNRTYTIFPAFAPMMSIVDRLAKREKVHPKESMRYEMMRFLTLRSYPSDGKPSVLKFAKAGFYYAANKDEVICYCCAKRISNWKPDDDPYQAHKRITPNCSFIVNNGEVNVPVSSDTGSYSNDVLQKIITDLDKNNNVWRFDPENSGSERENDIETDDDEVNEDQNNGTSLVSQNYIKTTPERNYNVIDTVTRSKDSGYVSLPTDPTNTSVSLDEDCFRPEPQGVFASMAPISEYRRLDPTSQTGIVLPLKDLHTQIKTIHTTAYQPTQDDPPRQRKSNRISRRRTRRQRQSSTPSDPSGMAIRTETSGRTSSSHQQSSVPANTATNKTAQHLKIPKHPNFSTISSRIASFNQCPELHVMPRTLAEAGFYYAGIGDCTRCFWCGIGLRHWSREDDPWTEHARFSLECDHVIINKGQEFINLVKLALDLTEEKDGGMQAQAQETPAETQETERPQDDLEDLMTSEAAQSVREMGYTDDIIKNAIREVMNSMGKEKVNGMYILEEILRIEDTQAINTKASPKISSTVPHETKPSTPTPKNGSAKHSNQFQPHTSAQALQSKVVSAGSDKKSAEHRQKRRLKNENKALKESTICSSCSKKEVCIVFLPCGHLISCEQCGSSVRTCMTCGQRVRGTVRTYRA